One Streptomonospora salina genomic window, ACGGCCGAGGCAGCTCGGCGACGAAGGGGGAGTGACGATGCCGCGACGCTGGACGCTGGTGCTGCGCGATCACGCCGACGCGGCCCGACCCGTGCGCGCCGTCGACTGCCACGGGCTGCTGAACAGCTGGTGGCCCCAGTCCGACGCCGAGCACGGCGCGGCCAAGAAGTGGGCGATGAACGGCTGGCCCCAGCCTTTGGCCGACCGGCTGTGGGTGTGGTCGCTGACCTGGATGGACGACACCCCGCCCGAGACCGATCCCGCCGGACTCGTCGGCCGCGTGCAGCGGGTGGGCGACCACCTCCTGGAGCCGTTGTCGGTGACCGAGGTGCACACGCGCGACTACACGGCCGTGCTCACCGAGCCCCGCCGGGCCGCCCACGCGGCGTCGCTGCACACCCTCAGCCCGGTCGTGTCGCTGGCCCGCAACTACGACGGCGAGGACAGCTTCCAGGCCTGGCCGGGTCCCCGGCTGCTGTTCGGCGCGGTCCACCGCGCCGCGGACGGTCGGCTCGGCGGCAGCGGGGCCGTGGGCGCGGTGGCGCGCTTCGCCCCCCGCGAGCTCGCCGAGCCCTGGCTGCGCCGCATCGACGAGGTCACCGCGCGGCTGCGGCGGCTGCCCGACGACTCCGCGCCCGTCCGGGCCGCCGAACATCCCGGACCGGCCGGCCGGACCGTGCTCGGCTGGGAGGGCGGGCTGCGGCTGACGCTGCCCCGCGGCAGCGACGGCCGCATCGTCGCCGACTTCGGCGCCCTGCTGGAGCTGGTGGAGCTGACCGGCGTGGGCAAGTACACGGCCCAGGGCTTCGGGGCGCTGCGCGTGGATACGCTCACCGCCGGCGACGACGCGGCGGTCGGCCGGCGGCGGCCCTCCTCCCGCGACCGCCGGCGTCCGCGGTCTCCGCGCCCGGTGCACGCCGAACATCAGGAACAGGGGTTTGACGGGTTGCTGTTCGACTGACCCGGCGCCGCCTCCGGCGATCGCGCAGCGTCCCGGGTCTGCTCGGTGCGCTCGGCCGGCTGGGTGTGAGAGGGAAGTATGCGTGTTCCGCTGGTCAATCTGACACCGCACGAGGTGACGATCTTCGATTCCGACGACCGCGTCGTCGTCCGCTGCCCAGCGGCGGACAAGCCGGTGCGCGTGGCCGTCGACCGCTGCGAGATCGGCCGGATCGGAGGGATCCCGGTGTTCTCCGAGGACTACGGCCGCGCCATGCTGCCCGCCCCGACGCTGGGCGTGTGGTACATCGTCTCCTCCGCCGTCGCGCTCGCCCACCCCGAACGCACCGACCTGCTGGTGCCGACCGACCTGGTGCGCTCCTCCGACGGCACGATCGTCGGATGCAAGGCGCTGGGGCGCAGGAACGGCTGAGCGGGCCCAGGGACGGGGATCCGGTAGCGCCGGCCGCCGGCGGCGGTGTCGAAGCCGGCGCGGGCGGTTCCGGTCCCGGGGCGGAGTGCGCCCTGTGACCGGAACCGCCCGCGCCGTGCGGCGCGCGGGCGTGCCCGGCGCCCCGGGCCGGCCAATTCCGTCTGCCGGGATCGGGCCGGCGCAGGTGTTCGCAGGCGAGCCAGGTGTTGGTTGTCAGGGCCGGGGGCAGGGGGCCCGTCCGGGCCCCGTGCCGGTCCCATTCCGTCTGCCGGGGAGGAGGCGGCCCTGGGGAGCGTCCGTCAACAACTGGCGTTGTTATCCCGTCAACCGGGGTCGGACGACGAAGAAGCAGTCAGGTCCGTTCTCTGCGCGGTCGCTGTCCCGTCCGCCGGGATCCGAGTCTTCCCTGATCGACGCGCGAGACGTGCGGCGGTTGGTGCTATCCCGTCTGCCGGGTCCGCAGCCGGAACCGGGCGCGACCACCGGGCCCCGGACCCCGGGCGACCGGGGCGGAAGGAACCGGGTGCGGTCGGTGCGCGGTCCCCTGCCTGCCGTCGATGCCTCACCGCTCCTCCTACCGGCCGCCGAGGCGGCGAAGGCGGCGCCTGCGGGCTCCCCGCCCGCACCGGACCGGCCTGAGGGGCCGAGTCGCCGCGGGGGGCGGGGCTTCGAGGGATTCGAGGGGATGGGTCATGGTTCCAATGGGCGATCACCTCCGACACAGCACCTCTCTCGGACACTGGGGGGAAGGAGGTGAAAGAAGTGGCTTCCGGTCGATCGCGGAAACCGCGGGCGACATCCCCGCAACCTCCCCTGAGCGGCCCGCGACAGTGTGAAATGGACCCATGGGACCCAGAGCGGATCTTCCCGGCGCGCCCGGCCGCGCCGGTGACGACACGCCCGCGACGCTGGTGGTGCTGGCCGGGACCAGCCCCACCCCGGCGCTGCTGGCCGCGCTGACCTTCGCGCCGCGTCGGCTGGTGCTCGTGCACAGCAGCGACACCGCCCGACGGGCCGCCCGGATCGCCGACGCCGCACGCCGGCTGTGCCCGGCCGTGGAGGTCGCCCGCCGCTTCGACGTGGGCGGCGACGTCTTCGACTTCCACGCCGTGGCGGCCCGCTTCGCGGCCCTGGACGCCGACCTGCGGGGCGACTGGCGGCTGTGCTACACCGGCGGCAGCAAGGTGATGAGCGCCCACGCCGTGCTGGCGCACGCCGAGCGCTTCCCCGGCCGCCACCGCTGGCGCAGCTACCTCGACGCCACCTCCGAGACGCTGCGCTTCACCGACGGCTCCCGCCACGGCGCCGGCATCGACAGCAGCGCCCTCACCGCCGCCGAGCTCGGCCGGCTGCACGGCGTCGAACTGCGCCCGGGCGACCGCGCCGGCGCCCAGGAGGCCTGGCTGCGCGGCGACGACGTCGCCACCACACTGACCACCGGCGACACGGCCGAAGCGCGGGTGCTCGCGCTGTTCCGCCGCCGGCTCGCCCGCGTGCCCGGCGCCGAGGTGCTGGGCAACCGCGTCATGCCCGACCCGCGCAGCCCGCGCGAGTCCATCGGCGACTTCGACCTCATCGTGCGCTACCGCCACCGCGTGCTCTGCGTGGAGGTCAAGCGCGACCCGTCCCA contains:
- a CDS encoding CRISPR system precrRNA processing endoribonuclease RAMP protein Cas6; this translates as MPRRWTLVLRDHADAARPVRAVDCHGLLNSWWPQSDAEHGAAKKWAMNGWPQPLADRLWVWSLTWMDDTPPETDPAGLVGRVQRVGDHLLEPLSVTEVHTRDYTAVLTEPRRAAHAASLHTLSPVVSLARNYDGEDSFQAWPGPRLLFGAVHRAADGRLGGSGAVGAVARFAPRELAEPWLRRIDEVTARLRRLPDDSAPVRAAEHPGPAGRTVLGWEGGLRLTLPRGSDGRIVADFGALLELVELTGVGKYTAQGFGALRVDTLTAGDDAAVGRRRPSSRDRRRPRSPRPVHAEHQEQGFDGLLFD